CCGGCCGCGTCATCCATAGTCTCGCCTGTGTTCGGCTCGGGCGCGTCCCGCTCGGTGCGACCGGACTGCTCGGTGCGGGCGGACTGCTCGGTGCGGGCGGACTGCTCGGTGCGACCGGTCGGGCGGGCGGTCCGCTCGCCACGCGCGCCGGTGAGGGCATCCTCGAAGGCGCTGCCGCTGGCGGGGTCAGCTTTCGCGGCGGCGTTTCGCGGCGCGACCGTCGGCGCGGCCGCGAGCACGTTCAAGCCGGCGTTCATGCGTTGCGTCCCTTCACGAGGGCGGACTGTGCCGCGGCAATCAGGTCGCTCAGCGAGGCGCTTGACGGGTCAGTCATCCCAGTGAGCCCGCCGAGGCCGCCCGCGAGCCCGGTCAGTCCCGACAGCCCAGTCAGTCCCGAGGCCCCGGTCAGCCCGGAGACCCCGGCGAGGGCGGTGCTCTGCGGTGCGACATCAGCCGGCACAATGCGTCGGATGGTGTCGATCTCGGACTCCGACATGTAGACGTCGACGATCTGCACGTCTTTGCCGGGGCGCGGCGCGTGCAGAAGCTTGTTGTCGCCGAGGTAGATGGCGATGTGGTCGCCACCGCGGCTGACGAGCAAGTCACCCGGCTTGGCCTCGGCGAGCGACGGCACCTCGGTGCCGATCTTCATCTGGTCCTGCACAACCCTGGGCACGTCGATGCCGAGATCGGCGAAGACCCGCTGCACCAGACCTGAGCAGTCCATGCCGGTGCTGTCTTCACCGCCGAACACGTAGGGCACGCCGAGGTACTTCTGCGCGGCGGCGGTGACATCGGCGCCGGTGACCCCGGGGTTGTTGATCGTGCCGCCCGAAGCCGTGGCGGCAAGGGCGTCGGCGAACGCGGTGGCGCTCGCGCTGGTACTGGCGGTCTTCACGGCTGGCGCGGTGACGGTGGGCGCCGACAACTGGGTGAGGGTCTGCTGGATCTGCTGCACGCGTCCGATCGCGTCGGTCATGGTCATCGGGCTGCCGCCGCCCGGTGCCAGGAGCCTGACGCGATCTCGTCGATCACGGTCTGCTCGGCGTGCAGGTCGTCGGCGGCGATGGCGAGGGCGTGTCTGGCCTCGAGCTTCTCTAGGCCGACGGTCGCCGCGCGTGCCGCGGTGAACGCCGACTCGGCGGCCGCGGCGTCCTCGGCCTGCTGCTGGCGGAGCGCCTCCAGGTCGGCGAGCATGCTGCGCGAGGCCGCCCGGGCCGCGGCGACCGCGTACAGCGTTGTGGTGTCGGTCGGGTCGGTGGGGGTGCCGCCGAGGGCGGTTCGCGCGCGCGCCTGTCGCGCCCCGCTCTCGTGCAGTCTGGCGTTCGCCGCGGCGAGGTCGCCGGCCGCGGCATCCTGTTGCAGGGTGCGCAAGCGCAGCAGTCCGGCGAGGGTAAAGGGTCGCGCCATCAGGCACCTCCGAGAGTGAGAGCGAGTCGGGCGAGCGAGTCCCAGGCCTTGTGGGTCGGAGTCTGGTCGTCCATCCGTTGTTGCAGAAAGGCGTTGATCGCGGTTTCGTGGTCGACGGCGGCGTCGACCAGCGGGTTGGATCCGCGCTGGTATGCGCCGACGTCGAGCAGATCCTGCGCGGCCCGGCGGGCGGCGAGCGCCTTGCGCAGCGTCACCGCGAGCGCCCGGTGTTCGGGCGTGGTCACCCGGGAGGCGACCCGTGAGATGGAGGCGAGCGGGTCGACCGAGGGGAAGTGTCCGGAGACCGCGAGCTTGCGGTCGAGCACCACGTGTCCGTCGAGGATGGACCGTGCGGAGTCGGCGATGGGTTCGTTGTGGTCGTCACCGTCGACCAGCACGGTGTACATGCCGGTGACGGATCCGGTCTCGGCGGTGCCGGCGCGTTCCAGCAGCCGGGCGAGTAGCGAGAACGTCGACGGCGGGTAGCCGCGGGTGGCCGGAGGCTCCCCCACCGACAGCCCGATCTCGCGCTGCGCCATCGCGACGCGGGTGAGCGAGTCCATCATCAGCATCACGTGCGCGCCCTCGTCACGGAACGATTCGGCGATGCGGGTGGCGACAAATGCCGCACGCAGTCGCATCAAGGCCGGTTCATCGGATGTCGAGACCACCACGATCGACCGGGCGAGGCCCTCCGCGCCGAGGTCATCCTCGAGGAACTCGCGCACCTCGCGGCCGCGCTCCCCCACTAGGGCGATCACCGACACCTCGGCGTCGGTGCCGCGGGCGATCATCGAGAGCAAGGAGGACTTGCCCACACCGGATCCGGCAAACAGGCCCATCCGCTGCCCGCGCCCGACGGTGGTCAGCGTGTCGAGCACGCGCACGCCGGTCTGCAGGGGGGTGTCGATGCGGGTGCGCTGCATCGCCGGCGGGGTGTCGTTATCGAGCGACACCATGGTGCTCGCGCCGAGCGGGCCCTTGCCGTCGATCGGCCGGCCGAGGCCGTCGAGCACGCGTCCGAACAGGCTCGGCCCGGTCGGCACCAGCATCGGGGTGCTCTTGGCCCGGGCGGGCGCTCCGGCGTTCACCCCGGAGAGACGGCCGAGCGGCATGCAGCGGATGCTGTCACGGGTGGTGGCGACCACTTCGGCGTCGACTCCGGGGCGTTCACCAATGGTGACGACGTCGCCGATGGCGCAGTCGAGGCCCGTGACCTCGAGCCCGAGGCCGACGATCGAGGTGACCGTACCGACCCGTTCCGGGCGGGCCGCGAGCAGCGCGCCGCCGAACGCCTGGGGGCGGGGACGCCAGCTCATGCGTCCATCTCCCCGAGCAGGGCGTCGCGGGCGCGATCGAGGGCGGTCCCGATGCGGGCGTCGAGGTAGCCGTCGGGGAATTCGGTGATGGCGTCGCCCCGGCCGAGTGTGGGGTCGGCGACCAAGCTGACCGCGCCCTTCGCGCGCGTCGCTGCATCCAGTTCGGCCAGGTCGTCGGGGTTCATCCGCACCGAGCGAACCGTGTCGGGATCCACTGTGCCGAGCGCACGGTCGAGGGCTGCCCTCGCGGTGTTCTCGCCGTGGGCGAGTTCATAGCCGAGGATCGCCTCGGCGAGCTCGATCGCCGCGGCCGCCAGCGTATTCTGCGCGTCGATGACCACCGGCACGGTGCGGTCGTCGAGAGCCCGTGCCGCCATCGCCAGCACCGCGAGCGCGCGGGCGTTCTGTTCTTCGGCTCGCCGGATCGACGCTACGGACTCCTGCTCCAGCCGGGCGCGCACGACGGCGGTGTCGGCCGCTGCGGCGCGCAAGCCTTCGGTGTAGCCGGCGGCGTGCCCGGCGGTGTGGGCCTGCGCCTGCAGCTTCTGCTCGTTCGAACCACGCAGCACGGGGTAGACCACCGGTGAGAAGGCGGTGTCAGTAGACATACTCATCCTCGTCGGCCCGCTGCACCGTGATCGCTCCCTGCGCCTCGAGATCGCGGATTGCACGCACGATCTCCGAGCGGGCATCTTCGACGTGCGACATCCGCATCGGTCCGGCCGACGCGATCTCCTCGTCGAGGATGAGGCGGTTCCGCTCCGACAGGTTGGTGCGGATCTTCTCGATCACGGTGTCGGACGACCCCTTCATGGCGGTCGCCAGCACGCCGGTGTCGATACCGCGGAGCACCTGCTGCACATCGCGCGCCTCGAGCTTGACGATGTCGGCGAAGGTGAGCATGCGTGAGCGCACCTCCTCGGCCAGGTCGGGGTCACGCTCCTCGAGCGCCTCCAGCAGGGCGCGTTCGGTGGCGACATCCGCTCGGTTGATGATCTCGACCAGCGGCTGCACGCCGCCGACCACCTCGGCGGGTTCGTGGCTACCGACCACGGCGCCGGCGCGGAGTTTGAGGGTGTCGGCGACCACGGCCACCGCTTCCGGGGTGGCGCTGCCCATGGTGGCGATGCACTGGGCAACGTCGGTGCGCACCGGGTCGATCAGCCCGCTGAGCACGGCGGAGGCGTGGTCGGGGCGCAGGTGGGCGAGCACCAGGGCAACGGTCTGCGGCAGTTCGCCGTCGACCAGGGTCTGCACCTGGCCCGGTTCCACAGTGTCGAGAAACTCGAACGCCTTGCCCGCCATCGACGACGCCACGCGGTCCATCACGCCGGCGGCACGCTCGGCGCCGAAGGATGCCTCGAGCAGCCCCACCGCGACATCGCGACCGCCGCGCGCGCCGTGTCGACCGTGTCGGGTGAGCTCGTAGAACTCGGTCAGGGCCTGCTCGGCGAGGGTGGCGTCCACCCGGCGCAGCCGCACGATCTCGGCGGCGATGTCCTCTGCCTCAGATTCGCTGAACTGCTTCATCACCGCGGCGGCGCGCTCGTGGGTCATGTTCATGAGCACCACGGCGACCTTCTGGGTGCCGGTCAGTTCGGTGATCGTCTGGTTCATACCCGCTGCTTGTCATCCATGAGCCCACGCAGGAACTCGGCGGTCTTCTCGGGGTCACGTTCGGCGAGGCTGCCGATCTCGGCGCGACGGCGGTCGAGGTCGGTGGGTGACGAATCGATCGGCAGCGGCATGGTCGGCTCGAACTGGTCGTGCGCCGCCTCCAGCTCCATCTGCGCGGTCAGGGCGTCCAGTGCCGAGCGCGCCTCCTGCAGTTCGCCAAGGTCGACACTCTCCCGCTCCTGGCGGCGGGAGTTGCGGGCGTACAGCACGAGCGCGAGCACGATCGGCAGCACGATGGCCGCCGCGATTATCGCGGTGCGCACCACCGACATGAGCTGGTCCATGGCCGCGGCGTCTTCCGCGGCCTTCAGCGCGGCGGCTGCCTCTTCGGCGCCGGCCGTGTTGAACGGCATGACTTCCACGGTCACCTCGTCGCCGCGGGCGGCGTCGATCCCGGCGGCCGCGGCGACCAGGGCAGACACGTCACCGACGCGGATGTCGCCGGCCACTTCTTCGTCGAGGGCAACCGACACGGTCTGCCGGGTGATGTCGCCGGCGGGGATGACCCGGGACTCTGTCACCTTGTTCACCGCGTTGTTGCGCGTGCTCTGCTCGGAGTTGAAGCTGCCTGCTCCGCCGGCACCGCCGGGTACGGCGATGTTGTCCGGTCCGAGCACGCCCGCGGTGGTGCCGCCGGTGCCCTCGTAGCTTTCCGTGTTGGTGGTCTCGTTCAGGGCCGGGGCGTTCTCGGGGTTGGTGAAGGTCTCTTCCACCCGCTCTGCCGATTCGTAGCTCATGTCGGCGGCGACCACGACGGTGGCGTTGCCCGGGCCGACCACCTGGTCGAGCATGGCCTGCACTGATCCGCGCACGCGTTCTTCATAGTCGGAGGCCTGCTGGCCGGTGCCGCCGGTGGCGCCGACGCCCACCGCGGACAGCACCGTTCCGCCGGAGTCGATGACTGCCACGTTCGCGGGCTCCATGCCGTCGATCGACGCCGAGGTCAGGTGCACGATCGCCTGCACCTGGTCGGTGCTGAGCATCACGCCGTTCTCGGTTTCAATGAAGACGGATGCCGTTGGCTCGGTGCGCTCGGAGACGAATACGGTCTCCTCGGGGATGGCCAGACGCACCGACGAGGTGCGCACCCCATCCAAGGCGGCGATGGTGGAGGCCAGTTCGCCCTCCAGCGCCCGCTTGTATGTGACCGACTGCTGGAACTCGGAGCTGGTGACCCCCATGTCATCCAGCAGCGAGTATCCGCCGCTGGATGCCGACGGGAGGCCGGCCGCGGCGGCCTTCAGCCGCTGGTCGTACACGCTCTGTTCCGGCACCAGGATTGTGGCGCCGCCGTCGGTCAGCTCGTACGGGACGCCGTCGGTGCGCAGCTGCTCGACGATGGTGTTGGCGTCGGAGCCCTCGAGCCCCGAGAACAGGGGCGTGTACGACGGCCGGGCCATCCAGGTGCCGAGCGCCACGATGCCGAGCACGAGCACCGCCACACCGATGAGCGCGATGGTGCGCTGCGCGACCGTGAAATCCCGGATCGTCGCGCCGAGCCGGCCGAAGAAGGAGGTGACCTGGCGGGGCATCAGGCCTGCATCCTCATGATCTCGTTGAACGCGTCAACGCCCTTGTTGCGAACCGCGGCGACCAGCTCCAGGGTGACCGCGGCCTGAGTGGAGGCGAGCGTGGCCGTGTGGATGTCGGTGAGGTCGCCGGTGACGGCCTTGATCGAGAGCTCGTTCGAGGTGGCCTGCAGCTGCTGCAGGTTGTCGACGGCGCCGGTGAGCGCGGTCGCGAACCCGGTGCCATCCGTCGCCTGGACGCTCTGAGTGGTGGGCAGGTAGCCGGTGCCGGTGACCCCGGATACGGGGGTGATGGAGAAGGGCATCAGTTGCGTCCGATCTGCAGGGCTGCCTGGTAGGTCTCTTTGGCACGGTCGACTACCGCGGCGTTGGCCTGGTATCCGCGCTGCGCCATGATCAGCTGGCCCATCTGCGAGGCCAGGTCGATGTCGGGGTAGCGCACGTAGCCGTTCTCGTCGGCGAGCGGATGCTCCGGCTCATGCACCATGCGACCCTCGGCATCCCCGTAGGCGGCACCGGCCACGTAGACGCCACTGGTGCCCTCGCCCTCCTGGGCCAGCACGTACCGAGCGCGGAAGGCTTCACCGTCGGTGCCGGTGACGGTGTTCACGTTGGCGAGGTTGTCCGAGACGGCGTCGAGCCATTTGCGGTGCACGGTCAGCGACGTGCCGGCGATCCCGATTGCGTCGAACATCAGTTGGTCCGCAGCGCGGTGCGCATCGACTTGAACGGGCCCTCAACCGCCTGCGTGGCGAACTGGTAGCGCAGCACCGTGTCGATGTTCGACAGGGTTTCCGTGTCGAGGTTGACGTTGTTGCCGTTCAGCTTGGTGGGCTCGAGCGAGCTCTCGGTGCGTGCCGCCGTGACACCGTTGCCGTCCTGCACCGACTGGGCGAGGGCGTCTTCGAACAGCACGCGCTTGGCATGATAGTTCGGAGTGTTCACGTTGGCGATGTTGTTCGCGATGGTCCGCTGGCGCAGGGCCAGCCCATCCAGCGCGCTGATCAGCGCGGAGGACGTGACGGATTCAAGCAACGACTACCCTCTTCGTCGTAACGGGGCGGCCGATCCCTGGCCTCTCGGTGAGCGATCCCTGCTCGTCCCCATTAGCTATCGGCAGCGTCGCGCCGATCGTTAGGGAATTCTCGGATTCCGGTTCAGCCGGTGACGTCGAGGTACACCGAGCGCCCGGCATCCTGTGCTGCCGGAACCGCCCGAACCGCTGAGAGGTGACGGGCGACGGCGCGCTGCTCGTCACCAAGTCGCGAGATCGCGGCATGCTGGCTGTCGAGCAGGCGCCACGCCCGCGCTTCGAGCTCCGCAGGCAGCGGCCCGAGGTCGGCCGGGGGCGACCAGGATTCGGGCATAGGTTCGGGCTCGCCGCGGGATGCCGCGGCAGCGACCGCCTCGAGGTGCTGCAGTAGGTCTTCCCAGGCTTGCTGGTCGTAGTGCGCTCTAGGCAAAGCCGAGTGTTCCTGTGGTGCGCGGGGCGGCATGAGCCGGCTGGGCTGCTGACGCCTCATGCCAGGCCTGACGCAGCGGTTCCAGCAGTGCGATGCTCTCGCGGGTGCGTTCGACGTCGCGGTTCACGTTGGCGTTCACCAGCGAGGTCGAGACATAGGCGTACAACCCGCGCAGACCCTCCCCGCCGTTCCACGCCTCGACGTTCAGCGACGAGGTCAGTTCGGCAATGATCGCCTGGGCATGCAGCAGCTGTTCGGATGCCACCGGCCACTGTTCGGCGAGCTGCGCAGCTTCGGCGCGGCCGAGATCGAGCAGCAGGCGGTCGTACAGCATGGTGAGCAGGCGCGCAGGGGTCGCCGAGAGGATCGCCTCGCGGTTCAGCTGGGCGCGCTTCTGGGTGGCGTTCGCGATCATCGTCATGAGTTGTTGCCCGGCTTCGGCAGTGAGGCGAGCTGCGAGGCCAGATAGGCGGACTGCGAGTTCAGGGCGCTCATCTGCACTTCGAGGGCAGCGTAGGTGCGCTCGAGTGTTGCGCGGCGGGTGTCGATGCGACGGTCCCACTCGATGACCTGGTCGCTCATCCGGTCGATCACCGACTCCTGGCCGGTGATTCGCGAGGTGATCTGCCCGTCGTACTTATCGGACAGGTCGGTGGCGGCGACCTCAAGCCGGGACGCGATCTCCTGCAGCGCCGACTCGAGGAAGGCGGGGTCATCCGTCAGCGCCTGCTGGAACTTCTCGGCGTCGAACTCGACCTTGCCGTCCTTGGTGATAACGATGCCGATCTCAGACGGCGAGCGGCCGG
This Salinibacterium sp. ZJ450 DNA region includes the following protein-coding sequences:
- a CDS encoding flagellar basal body protein produces the protein MLESVTSSALISALDGLALRQRTIANNIANVNTPNYHAKRVLFEDALAQSVQDGNGVTAARTESSLEPTKLNGNNVNLDTETLSNIDTVLRYQFATQAVEGPFKSMRTALRTN
- a CDS encoding C40 family peptidase produces the protein MTDAIGRVQQIQQTLTQLSAPTVTAPAVKTASTSASATAFADALAATASGGTINNPGVTGADVTAAAQKYLGVPYVFGGEDSTGMDCSGLVQRVFADLGIDVPRVVQDQMKIGTEVPSLAEAKPGDLLVSRGGDHIAIYLGDNKLLHAPRPGKDVQIVDVYMSESEIDTIRRIVPADVAPQSTALAGVSGLTGASGLTGLSGLTGLAGGLGGLTGMTDPSSASLSDLIAAAQSALVKGRNA
- a CDS encoding flagellar basal body rod protein FlgC, with the translated sequence MMFDAIGIAGTSLTVHRKWLDAVSDNLANVNTVTGTDGEAFRARYVLAQEGEGTSGVYVAGAAYGDAEGRMVHEPEHPLADENGYVRYPDIDLASQMGQLIMAQRGYQANAAVVDRAKETYQAALQIGRN
- the fliG gene encoding flagellar motor switch protein FliG, with product MNQTITELTGTQKVAVVLMNMTHERAAAVMKQFSESEAEDIAAEIVRLRRVDATLAEQALTEFYELTRHGRHGARGGRDVAVGLLEASFGAERAAGVMDRVASSMAGKAFEFLDTVEPGQVQTLVDGELPQTVALVLAHLRPDHASAVLSGLIDPVRTDVAQCIATMGSATPEAVAVVADTLKLRAGAVVGSHEPAEVVGGVQPLVEIINRADVATERALLEALEERDPDLAEEVRSRMLTFADIVKLEARDVQQVLRGIDTGVLATAMKGSSDTVIEKIRTNLSERNRLILDEEIASAGPMRMSHVEDARSEIVRAIRDLEAQGAITVQRADEDEYVY
- a CDS encoding FliI/YscN family ATPase; amino-acid sequence: MSWRPRPQAFGGALLAARPERVGTVTSIVGLGLEVTGLDCAIGDVVTIGERPGVDAEVVATTRDSIRCMPLGRLSGVNAGAPARAKSTPMLVPTGPSLFGRVLDGLGRPIDGKGPLGASTMVSLDNDTPPAMQRTRIDTPLQTGVRVLDTLTTVGRGQRMGLFAGSGVGKSSLLSMIARGTDAEVSVIALVGERGREVREFLEDDLGAEGLARSIVVVSTSDEPALMRLRAAFVATRIAESFRDEGAHVMLMMDSLTRVAMAQREIGLSVGEPPATRGYPPSTFSLLARLLERAGTAETGSVTGMYTVLVDGDDHNEPIADSARSILDGHVVLDRKLAVSGHFPSVDPLASISRVASRVTTPEHRALAVTLRKALAARRAAQDLLDVGAYQRGSNPLVDAAVDHETAINAFLQQRMDDQTPTHKAWDSLARLALTLGGA
- the fliS gene encoding flagellar export chaperone FliS, with translation MTMIANATQKRAQLNREAILSATPARLLTMLYDRLLLDLGRAEAAQLAEQWPVASEQLLHAQAIIAELTSSLNVEAWNGGEGLRGLYAYVSTSLVNANVNRDVERTRESIALLEPLRQAWHEASAAQPAHAAPRTTGTLGFA
- the fliE gene encoding flagellar hook-basal body complex protein FliE, producing the protein MPFSITPVSGVTGTGYLPTTQSVQATDGTGFATALTGAVDNLQQLQATSNELSIKAVTGDLTDIHTATLASTQAAVTLELVAAVRNKGVDAFNEIMRMQA
- the fliF gene encoding flagellar basal-body MS-ring/collar protein FliF; translation: MPRQVTSFFGRLGATIRDFTVAQRTIALIGVAVLVLGIVALGTWMARPSYTPLFSGLEGSDANTIVEQLRTDGVPYELTDGGATILVPEQSVYDQRLKAAAAGLPSASSGGYSLLDDMGVTSSEFQQSVTYKRALEGELASTIAALDGVRTSSVRLAIPEETVFVSERTEPTASVFIETENGVMLSTDQVQAIVHLTSASIDGMEPANVAVIDSGGTVLSAVGVGATGGTGQQASDYEERVRGSVQAMLDQVVGPGNATVVVAADMSYESAERVEETFTNPENAPALNETTNTESYEGTGGTTAGVLGPDNIAVPGGAGGAGSFNSEQSTRNNAVNKVTESRVIPAGDITRQTVSVALDEEVAGDIRVGDVSALVAAAAGIDAARGDEVTVEVMPFNTAGAEEAAAALKAAEDAAAMDQLMSVVRTAIIAAAIVLPIVLALVLYARNSRRQERESVDLGELQEARSALDALTAQMELEAAHDQFEPTMPLPIDSSPTDLDRRRAEIGSLAERDPEKTAEFLRGLMDDKQRV
- a CDS encoding FliH/SctL family protein, whose translation is MSTDTAFSPVVYPVLRGSNEQKLQAQAHTAGHAAGYTEGLRAAAADTAVVRARLEQESVASIRRAEEQNARALAVLAMAARALDDRTVPVVIDAQNTLAAAAIELAEAILGYELAHGENTARAALDRALGTVDPDTVRSVRMNPDDLAELDAATRAKGAVSLVADPTLGRGDAITEFPDGYLDARIGTALDRARDALLGEMDA